GCCACGAGCCCAGCGCACACGCTGCTTCCACAACGCCTTGATCGATGAGGGAGATTCAGCATAAACAAGAGCACGGGGTGCAAAAGTAATGCGCCAATCCGTTTCGTGGATTTGCCACGTGAGATCTAGGTCCTCACCGATGGTGTCTTCGCGCAAGGGGTGACCCGGTTCGCGCTGCGCAATCTGGTCAAGACAGGAACGGCGGAATGTCCCGCAATTGCCCGAGATCACCGGAACAACGCGGAGGATGTCGAAAGCGCGTCGGACCAATCCAGTGCCCACGTGTGTAATGAGCGCCAGGAAACGAGTGAGAACCCGGTTGAGGTTCACCGGTCGATCGTCACCACAAACTGCACCAACGCGATCATTGTGAAACGCCTTAAGCATCTCAGGGACGGTCTCTGGGGTGAATACCGAATCAGAGTCGATGAACATTAAGAATTCACCAGATGACTCACGATAGCCGTGATTAAGTGCTGCTCCCTTGCCGGCGTTGTCCTGGTAGATGTAGCGAACTTGCGGGTATGTCCGCTCCAGTTCCTCGCCGATCTCGCGGGTGCGGTCTTTCGAACCATCGTCCACGATGATGACTTCCATCTTTTCGTACCCCGCGCCCACGATCGACGACACGCATGATTCCAGCACGGTTTCCTCATTGTGTGCGGGAACAACCACTGATACGGAAGGTTGATCGGGAAGCACGCCGAGGTTGCCGTTACGTTGTCGTCGTGAAGCCAGAAGCTCGTGCAGCAAAGCAAAGGGTACGAAAAGGATCCGGATCAGCAACAATGCCAGGGTGAAGATGAGGAACCACATTTATTGCGCCTCACGAAGCAAAGCTTCAAGAATCTCCGGAGCGTGTGCGGAATTAGCTCCAAAACGAGCGTTGATCTCTAGCAACACCGGTTGATTGTTGCGATCCATGCGGATGTCCATGTCAATTGGTCCCGAGAGTCCCAATTCACGGGCAATGCGGGTGGCAAGCTCGGAAACTTCGGCGTGCTCGGTGCGCTCCACCGCATCAGCGTTGCCTACACGTCCTTCGCGCAGCTTGGTCTTTTTAAGAACCACGCACGTGATCTCACCATCAGCAGGAATGTAGAGCTGCGGGCAGAACTCATCGCCGGGGGCAAATGACTGAATAATCAGCGCAGCGTCGCGGTCAGCAGGCAGATTGTCTTGCGTGTCGACGACCACAACGCCGCGTCCCCCGCGAGCGACGCGAGGTTTGATCACGGCGGGGAACTCGTCGAAAAGCTCTGTGCCGGTGACTGTTTCGGGCACCGACAAACCGCGGCTCAAGCAAAACTGCGCTGTGAGCCACTTGTCGTGGGCGATTCCGACAGCGGATGCATCCGATAGAACAACGGCGCACGGAAAGATCGGGGCCGCTGCTGCCACGAAAGGAAGCTCGTCTTGCACCGTGGGGATAAAAATGTCGATGCTGTGTTCTTTGACAACACGAATCAGGAAAGGAATGAGCTCCGGTGAGTCGGCTCGCGGTCCTTGGAGCGCCCCTGCGATTTCGACCATGTCGACACCGACAACCGAGTGCCCGCGTTCCTTGAGTTGCTCACTGAGTGATTTGCCCGCCGGTCCGCCGACTCCGGTAATGAGGAATGTGGCCATCTGAATTGAGTCCTTTAGTCTTAAAGCGGCATTGGATCGTTCAGGCGAAGGCGCATTGGTTCGAACCCCTCAGCGCGACGAATCCGTCCTTGACGTCCGCGGAAAGTAGTAATCGAATCCACGATTTCGCGTGACATATATGGTTTGCCTGACTGGTTCGCGTGCGCGGCAATGGCTTCGGCTTTTACATCAGAGTAGTCGGTGACATCGATGAACACGGTCGGGGAGAAGTCAGCAGTCACTGAAGGGGACTCGAAGCACAAGATGGAGTGGTGGTTTCGGGCCGCGCGCATGACCGCTCGGTGTACGGCCAAATGATCCTGATGCACTTCATTCTTCGAATGGGTGAAGATCAAATCGGGCTGCTTGGCACCCATCTTCGCTTCGATGGCATCGATCATTTCGTTCATGTGCTCGTCCAAAGCGCGGTCAGTCAACGACAAAACCGTAACACTGGAAAGTCCAAGGAAAGTTGCACCCGCGCGAGCCTCGTCCGGGCGGACGGCAGCGTCGCCACCATCTGCACCGTCCGACATGATGATCCCGTGTACCTGGTGGCCCGAGTCGACAAGCTTTGCAATTGTCGATCCACACGCGATTTCAAGGTCGTCGGGATGCGCAGCAACGATCAATACGCTGGAGGGACGTGGTGCAGAGTGCTGCGGAATGCGAGAGTAGTGGCCAACGTAGGCCAGCATTCCTAATAGCGCGATAATCGCAATAACGTTGCCGAAAAGGAACCACGGGTGGGTGGTTAACAAGTGACCCGCAGCAAGAAGCCCTGTGAGGATGAAACCGATTCGGATAGCCCTGAAAAGAGCTCCGGGAGCCCGATAGTTGCGCTTGAGAAATCGGCGAACTTTGGGACGGGAGAAGAAGAGGAGGCCGCACACTGAAAGGAGCAGTAAGAGCGACTCAAGGAGCGTAGACATTTTCAATTTTCCTTTGCCAAAGTGTGTGCCACTATAACAAACAGCACGGTAACCGCGATTTTTGTTACCCGCAACTAATGTCGATCGCATTATGAAAAGCGTTTCATCTGGATACTAGAAATCTCCAAAAATCTTGGATCGTTGTTGCAGGTGACAGGAAACTTGGCAAAGAAACTCTCATTTAAGTTTCATCTTGGCGCGCGACTGTGCCGGATGCCAGCGACCTCGCCCAATCCTCATTTTTGAACTGGGCGGGCACCGCGCCTTGTAATAACTTCTTCGTTAGCGCCGCGCTATTTTCTAGCGGCTGGTTGGATCCGAGCAGAATGATGTTGCCGTACCTGCGCCCCTTCAGCATCGGAGGATCGGCGATAGCTGCAACGTGGGGGAAGACCTGAAGCATGCCACTGAGTTCCTCGCGCGCGTTCTTCAAATCCGAGTAATCGCCACAGTTGGCTACATACAAGCCGGTGGCGCTTAACGACGAATGTGCGGCCTCAAAGAACTCCACCGTAGTTAACGGGCGCGGGGTCACAGCTGAGGAAAAGACATCTCGGATAATGATGTCGCGGCTGGCCGGAACAAACTTGTCGGTTTCCTCCCGCGCTTCACCGACCCGAATCTTCACCGCAGGTGCTTTGGGAATGTCAAAAACCTCGCGCACTAGCACCGCCAAATCCATGTCGATCTCTACCACGGTGTTTCTCGAGTTTGGCCACACGTGTGCGAAATAGCGCGCCAGGGAACAGCCAGCTCCGCCCAAATGCGTCAGACGCGGTTTCTCGTATGATGTCAGTTCTTCGATGGCAGCGGCAATCCAACGCATGTACTCAAAATCCAGCCGCTCCGGTTCACCCACGACGATGCTAGAAGAAGGGACTCCGTTGACCATGAGAGTCAAGGAACCGTCAGACTCCTCAATGATTTCGGCAATCCCAGTATCAATCTCATAGATCTTGTTGTCCTGCTGTTTTCTGGCCATGGATGAAGAGGGTACACTGCCCGACATGCGAGTTCTTGTAGCAATGTCCGGAGGGGTCGATTCGTCGGTGGCGGCCTCTCGTGTTGTTGACGCCGGCCACGACGTGGTCGGCGTGCACCTTGCCCTGTCGCAAGATCCGTTGGCCACCCGCGAGTCCGCCCGTGGTTGCTGTTCGCTCGAAGATTCCGCCGATGCCCGCCGCGTTTGCGACAAACTCGGCATCCCTTTTTATGTATGGGATTTCTCTGACCGCTTCAAAGAAGAAGTCATCGACAACTTCGTCGATTCCTACGCCATCGGCGAAACACCTAACCCGTGCTTGCGCTGCAACGAGAAAATCAAGTTCGCAGCCTTGTTAGAGCGCGCGTTAGCTCTCGGCTTCGATGCTGTCGCCACAGGCCATTACGCAATTATCGACGACCAAGGCAACCTGCGCCGTTCTGCCGATCCTTTGAAGGATCAGTCCTACGTACTCGGTGTTCTCACCCGCGATGAACTCGACCACTGCATCTTTCCGGTGGGTGACACGGAGAAGCCACAGATCCGTGAAGAGGCGCAAGCTAAGGGATTTTCCACAGCGAACAAACCAGACTCATACGACATTTGCTTCATTCCCGATGGCAACACACAAGCATTCCTTGGACGTTCGATCGGCGTGCGCCCCGGCATGGTTGTCGATCAAGACGGCACCGAACTCAAGGAACACGACGGAGCATTCCAATACACCATCGGCCAGCGCCGAGGGCTCGACCTGCGCGTGCCAGCCGCTGATGGCCAGCCACGCTACGTGACCGACGTGGATGCCTCGACCGGCACGGTGACCGTGGGCCCGCGTCAAGCACTCGAAGTTACCTCCATCACCGCCGACAGGCTGAAGGTCTTGCACCCCCAGATGCAAGGCGAATTCGAAGCAAACGTGCAGATCCGAGCACACGGCGGGGTAGTGCCGTGCTGGGCGAACGTCCAGGGTGACTCGATGCAGCTCGGGCTGAAAGAGCCACTGTCGGGCGTGGCTCGTGGCCAAGCAGCAGTGCTTTACCTCCCGGATCCTGACGGTTTGGGAGACGTGGTTCTAGGTTCCGGAACCATCTGCGGCACCGCATAGGATAAGCCCATGACAGCATTCGGTCTTGGTGAGCTGCCCGGCACTAACTTCGTCGAGGCAGCCGACATCGTCTTTTCGGAAACCCCACTACCGCATATTCCGCAACTGCCGGAGCGGGGACTCGGATCCGATCTAATTGGACGGACAGCGGCGCTTTTGCCTCTTCACCTCGACAAAGGCCCTCGGTCATGGATAGTGACTCGGCGCCCGCAGATCATGACCCGTCGGGCCGCCGACCAATTCGAGCGCGATCTCGACACGTTGGAAGAACTCTGGGCGGGCAAGATTGAACAGCTAAAGGTCCAGTTGGTGGGTCCGTGGACTCTGGCCGCGGAGATCGAGATGCCCAACGGGCACCGCATGCTGTCGGATCGCGGAGCACTAGAGGATCTCACGGCAGCGCTGCGTGAGGCCGTTGAGAACCACGTCGCGGACGTCGCCAAGCGTTTTGGTGCGGATGTTGTTGTCCAACTCGACGAACCCAAGTTGCCGCAGGTACTCGCGGGTCGCGTTAAAGGAACTACGGACTACGACACGATTGCCAAGGTCGATCCGCAAAAGGTGTATGAGCGCCTTGAGCTTTTCGGCGACGTTTTGCTGCACACCACCTCGCCACTGTTCGATAGTCCGTGGATCACCGTCGACCTGAGCTCATTGACTACGACAAAGCTTCTCGACGAAGCGGGTGCTGCCTTGGGACAAGGGCACCGTTTTGCCATTGCGCCGATGGAACCCAAGAAGGTGGGAGAGATCGTCGACAAGCTGCAGATCGATCCGGTGGTAATCAAGATCGATGTCTACGCGACAGGTGGCCGCGCGGAAGACTACCGTCGTGCGCGAGAGGTGGACGACATCTTGCAGCGAGATTTTCTTAGCTGATCATGGGCCAGGCTGTGGTGACGTCTGTTGAGTCGCGACCCCGGGACTCTAAGAACTTGCGCAGCTCTATCTGGAGTTCGTAGTACTCAACGGCCTGATATTCCATGAGTTCATCGGTATCCATTGTGGCAAGCTCCGGCCAAATTTTGTTTACTTGCTTCCAAGCGATGCGGGCGGCGGCCATCGCGTCAGAAGTAGCTTCGTGAGCGTTTTCCAGCTTGACGCCGTAAAACTCAGACAGAGCGGTGAGATTGCGCTTGCCCTTTCGGTATCTGTCGCGAGCACGATCGATCAAGTACGGGTCATACACCGGGCCGGTAACTGTGAAATCGCTGGTCAATGCGCGCAGAACGGAGAGGTCGTAGGGGGCGTTGAACACAATGAGTGTGAGCCCTTTTTCCCAACCCCGCTTGATCGCGTCGACAGTTTCCTGCAGGACTTCATCGTGTGGGCGACCTTCGGCGCGGGCTTTCTCCGTGGTAATGCCGTGAATCTTGGCGGCTTCGGCCGGGATCTCGACGCCCGGATCAGCCAGGGTTTCTTTTGCTTCGACGTCTCGGCCGTCGATGCTCACGATGGCGGAAGTAACGATGCGAGCCTCAGTAGGATTGACCGAGGTGGTCTCCAAGTCGAACGAAAGCATCCGGGAAGCGTTGAAAGTCGGCATGTCCTTTACTCTAGCTACACTTGTTAACCGTGACCGATAATTTTGCTGAACTGCGCCGCGAATGGGACGACCTAGCTGAGGAAGTTCGTCGCCACCGCGATTTGTACTACAACAGCAACCCCATCATCTCTGATGCTGAGTTTGACCAATTGTTGGCCAAGCTACAACAACTAGAAGACGAACACCCCGAGCTCGCAGTGCCGGATTCTCCGACTAAGGAGGTCGGTGCGCCTGTTACGGGATCGTTTGACGATGTTGAGCATCTTGAGCGCATGATGAGCTTGGACAATGTGTTCAGCGAAGAAGAGTTGGTCAACTGGCTCGCGCGCACGCCCGGGCCCTACTTGACGGAACTCAAGATCGACGGTCTCTCTATCAATTTGGTTTACCGGAATGGTGAATTGGCGCAGGCCGCCACTCGTGGCGATGGGCGAGTGGGCGAAGACATCACTGCGAATGCACGCGTGATCGAGGACATCCCGCACGCGTTGCAAGGCGATTTCCCTGAACTGGTGGAGATTCGTGGCGAGGTATTCATCCGGCCAGAGGATTTCCCAGAGCTCAACGCCCAACGCATTGAAGAAGGCGGTAAGCCTTTTGCCAACCCGCGCAATACCGCGGCTGGGGGCCTGCGCCAGAAGAACCCAGAGGATGTGAAGAAGCGTCGGCTGCATATGGTGTGCCATGGCATTGGAGCGCGAGAGGGTTTCACTCCGGCTACCCAGCATGAGGCCTACGAAGCCCTCAAAGCATGGGGCTTGCCGGTATCGGAATACACCAAGCGGGCCGAAACGGCACAGGAAGTGGTCGATTCGGTGCGTTACTGGGCGGACCATCGCCACGACGCGATCCACGAGATGGACGGCGTGGTAATCAAGGTGGATTCGATTGCGCAACAGCGTGGTTTAGGCGCCACCTCACGTGCGCCACGCTGGGCTATCGCCTACAAGTACCCGCCGGAGGAAGTAACTACCAAACTTAAAGACATCCAAGTTGGAGTAGGCCGTACCGGTCGAGTCACGCCATTTGCAGTCATGGAGCCTGTGTTCGTCTCAGGCTCCACCGTATCGATGGCCACCTTGCACAATCAGTCCGAGGTGAAGCGAAAAGGCGTGCTCATCGGCGATACCGTGGTCATTCGCAAAGCGGGCGAGATTATCCCGGAAGTGCTCGGCCCAGTTGCTGACCTTCGTGATGGAACAGAGCGCGAATTCATTTTCCCCACGCTGTGTCCCGCGTGTGGCACCCGTTTGGCGCCGCAAAAAGATGGCGATATCGACTGGCGCTGCCCGAACACTAGGTCCTGCCCTGCGCAGCTGTCGACTCGCTTGACCTACCTGGCTGGCCGCGGCGCATTTGATATTGAAGCGCTTGGTGAGAAAGGCGCCGAGGATCTCATCCGCTCCGGCGCGCTTGTCGACGAAGGCGATCTGTTCAACCTCAGCGAAGAAGATCTCTTGCAGACCAAGGTCTATACGACCAAAGCAGGGAAGGTAAATGCCTCCGGGAAGAAGCTCCTAGACAATCTCACCACGGCGAAAAACGTGGATCTATGGCGCGTGATCGTCGCATTGTCTATCCGCCACGTCGGTCCTACAGCAGCGCGCGCACTCGCGGGACGTTACCGCTCTATGCAGGCGCTCATCGATGCGCCTGTGGAGGATCTGGCAGAAACCGATGGCGTAGGCGGGATTATCGCCGAGGCCTTCAAAAAGTGGTTTGAAGAGCAATGGCACCGGGCGATCGTCGATAAGTGGGCGGCTGCGGGAGTCACTATGGAAGCTGATACTTCCGACGAGGTCGCCCAGACTCTGGAGGGGTTAACCGTGGTGGTCACCGGGACGTTGGACAACTTCACGCGTGATTCTGCGAAAGAAGCGATTGTGTCCCGAGGTGGCAAAGCAGCTGGTTCGGTATCGAAAAAGACCGACTACGTAGTGGCGGGGGAGAACGCTGGTTCCAAGGAGACCAAGGCCAGGGAGCTCGGCGTGCCGGTGCTTAACGAAGCCGGCTTTATCACTTTGTTGGAATCAGGAGCAGCGCAGTAGCGCTCCGACGATAGCGCCAACATTGCCGATGTGCTCGACTTCGGTGGCCAAATAGTCGGGGCCACCGATGCGTCCCATGATCAAGACTAGGTCGGTCTGAGGCAGGGGGGCTGCGGCAAGCGTCGAGTCCAACAGGCCCCAGGATTCTGGGATCCACTCTTCAAGGTCGGGGAACAACACGCGCGCCTCGGTGATGTTAGTTAATGATGGGGAAGAGCCATCGTCACCGGGGGCACCGTCCGACGCTGCCACGCGGGAGACACCGTGGGCATCCTGACGTAACACCACGGCCCATGAGGAGGTCAAGGCTTGAGGCATGACAGAGACGAGTTCCTGCATGGCTCGCGGGACATCGTGGGCTTGCGCCGCGACGCGAGAAAGCATTTCAATCTGACCGCGTCGATCTACTCGGCCGGTAAAGGGACGGATTGAATCGACTTCCACGCCATCCACCGCGGTTGCAGCGGTGATCAGTGCATCGGCCATCGTGCCCTTCGGGAGGGATACGACGATGTCGTCCATGACTGTGTTGTTAGGCAGCGTTTCGACGATGTCGACGGACTGGATGTTCGCGCCAATAATTCCGAAAGCCTGGGCGAGGTCACCGAGGCTTCCTGGCTCATCGGGGAGCAGGATACGGATTAGATATGACATCGCTTCCTTCCCTTCCTTGCAATCGAATACGTCCATCATTTATACCAGTGCTCCCCACGCCCTGAAAGAAACCTTGGTGCCGTATTATGGGAGCGGTTAAAGGAACAACGTATAAAAGGAAGTAGTTCACGTGTCTGACATTTCCCGCGAGGACATCGCCCGCCTCGCAAGTCTCGCCCGTCTGCGCATGACGGATGATGAGCTAGATTCATATGCCGACCAGATGGACACCATCTTGGAAGCCGTGGCCAAGGTGTCTCAGGTCGACACCGAAGGTGTGGAGCCAATGAGTCACCCTCATTCCATTGAGGCTCCGATGCGTGAAGATATTGTCGTGGACACCTTGACTCAGGAGCAGGCACTGTCGCAGGCACCAGAGGTCGAAGACGATCGTTTCGTTGTTCCGCAAATCCTTGGAGAGGCTGAATAGAACATGACTGACTACACCACCCCAACTACGGGACTGACCAGCCTGTCCGCAGCCGAGTTGGCTGAAAAGATCCACTCCGGCGAGGTCACCTCCCGCGAGGTTACCCAGGCACATCTTGACCGTATTGCCCAGACCGACGAGGTGCTAGGCGCGTTCCTTCATGTGGGTGCCGAGGAAGCTCTGGCTACCGCCGACGAAGTTGACCAGGCGATCAAGGCAGGGGAAAAGCCCGCATCCGCACTGGCAGGCGTGCCTTTGGCGCTGAAAGACTTGTTTGTTACCACCGATGCGCCAACCACCGCGGCATCCAAGATGCTGGACGGCTATGTCTCCCCTTACGACGCAACCGTGGTGACCAAGTTGCGCGAGGCTGGAATCCCAATCCTGGGTAAGACCAACTTGGATGAGTTTGCACTCGGTTCGTCCACCGAAAACTCTGCGTTTAAAGTTACCCGCAATCCGCACGACATTGATCGCACACCTGGTGGGTCAGGCGGCGGTACCTCCGCTGCGGTGGCTTCGGGACAGGCACCGCTGGGCATCGGCACGGACACCGGCGGTTCCATCCGTCAGCCGGCAGCCTTGACCGGTACCGTTGGTGTGAAGCCAACGTACGGAACTGTGTCGCGCTACGGCATGATTGCCGCGGCATCATCTCTGGACCAGGGTGGCCCAACCGCGCGTACCGTCCTTGACACCGCGCTATTGCACGAGATTGTGGCAGGTGTGGATCCATTCGACGCGACTAGCGTGAACAAGCCGATCGCTCCGGTAGTCCAAGCGGCCCGCGAGGGCGCATCCGGGGATCTGACCGGCATCAAGATTGGCGTGGTAAAGCAGTTCGAGCGTCCCGGTAACCAAGAAGGCGTACTGGATGCGGTTTCCAAGGCCTACGAGGATCTGGCATCGCTCGGTGCTGAGGTTATCGAGGTCGATTGCCCACACTTTGACGATGTTATGGGCGCGTACTACATCATTCAGACATCCGAGGTTTCGTCGAACCTCGCACGATTTGATGGCATGCGTTACGGCCTGCGCGAAGGTGACGACGGCAAGAACTCCGCCAATGACGTCATGGAGATCACCCGCGCGGCCGGCTTCGGGCCTGAAACTAAGCGACGCATCATGCTGGGCACCTATGCGCTGTCTGTCGGCTACTACGATGCCTACTACCTGCAGGCACAGCGTGTGCGCCAGCTCATCGCCAACGACTTCAAGCGTGCTTTCGAGCAGGTGGACGTAATCGTGGCGCCAACCACCCCGACCACGGCGTTCATGCTGGGGGAGAAGGTCGACGACCCTTTGGCGATGTATAACTTCGACCTGTACACGCTGCCGCTGAACCTAGCTGGCCTACCGGGCATGAGCCTGCCAATTGGTGTGGCGGAAGACACAGGCTTGCCAGTGGGGCTTCAACTGATGGCTCCAGCCTTCCACGATGATCGCTTGTACCGCGTCGGTTCTGCATATGAGGCGAAATTTTCCTAAGTGATCCGCGTTTTCCTCCTTTGGCGCTGAGCAAGCGTCAAAGGGGGATTTTTTGTTCCTGTGCACATGAATGATCCCTAATCAAAGTTTCATGAAAGGTTCATACATGTCGGCTTTAATGGTGCTTCGAATATGAAATAAGTGTGTTGCATCTAGAAAGGTCCCGAAAATGTCAATGAACTTCGCCCGTGCAGGAATCCTCGAACGTCAAACCGCAATGCTCAACGAGGCACTCAATGCCGCTAGTCGCCCGACTGGCCCTGCGCCTGCGTCCCAGGGGGCACGTCGTCGTGAAGCGTTGCCTTCGCAGCACATCCAAAACTCCTACACCTGTCGGTTCATCTCGGATCCTTATCACGAATCACCAGAGGACTACTTTTTGGTGGCTGGGGAGGACGTCGCCCCACGCGCAGGCGATGTCGTTTTGGCCAAAGTTGTGGGAATTCACAACCACAAGCGCGTGGAAACTGAGCAATCTCGTAAGGCGAAGCTTTTCGACGAAAACCTGATCCTGTTGGCTTATGGCCACCGCTACGCAGCCGACCAATTCCTTGCGCATATTCCCGACAACCTTGATTACTGCCACCTAGTCGCAGCTGGTGGCATTGCCGGTGTGGTCACTGAATCGCATGCGAACATGGATGATCCGACGCTAATTGAGCCACTGGGGCTGCTTGCAACCGACAAGGGCATCGTTAACATCGGCGACTACGCTCCGTATGCCAACGAGCCTCGCGACTCCGCTGCTGAGAGTCGTCCAGAGGTGATCGCAGTGTTGGGAACCTCAATGAACTCGGGAAAGTCCACCACACTCGCTTGCCTGGCTAACGGTTTAACCAAGGCAGGCAAGAAGGTGGGAGCAGGAAAGATTACCGGTACCGGTGCGGGAAATGACCGCATGATCTACCACGACGCAGGCGCGGCGGAAGTCATCGATTTTACTGACTTCGGCTACGGCTCTACCTTCAAGATGGACTTTCAAAAGCTGCGCGACCTTACCGTCAACATGATCGACGTTCTTTCACGCGACAACGACGTCGTCATCGTTGAGATTGCCGACGGCGTCTACCAGACAGAGACAGCGCGCTTGCTGCGTGACGAGATTTTCCATGCATCCGTGGACCAAGTCGTGTTCTCCGCGGTCGACGCCCTCGGCGCTCGGGCCGGCGTGCAGACGCTGCAGGAAGCAAAGCTGCAGATCGCCTGTGCGACCGGTGTCATGACTGCGTCTCCACTCGCAACCCAAGAGGCCGATGAGGTCCTGGGAGATTTGAACGTGCCTGTTATCAGTACATTTGATCTGACTTGTCCTGACGTGGCAACTACACTGCTAAAGCGTGACTAAAATGCCTCCAATGTGGGCTGGGCGGCGGCGAGGGCTTTTCATTCTCCTTGTCACGCTCGGTATATTCCAGGCCGTGCTCGCTTTGATCATGGCTCTATCTGTCGATGCCTTGCTCAGCCCTGGTATCGCCACTGACAAATGGGACAGCGTCGCCCTCGTCGGCACGGCACTCGGCATCGGTATCGCACGCTGGATCGAGCGCGTTGTCGCAGAAGACCTCGGCCAAGACTATGTCTTTGAGCAACGGCACCGCTTGATTATTTCTTCGGTCGGGGGAGCGGACTATTCAGGATCTCTGGGAGTCACGGTCACGCGAGCCTCCAACGATCTTTCGGCAGTGCGCAACTGGATCGCACTAGGTATCGTCCCGCTGGTGACAGGCATTCCGTTGATTGCCGTTGTCCTCATCGGATTGTTGTTCATCTCGCCTCAAATTGGGCTTGCCGTTGCAATCCCAATCGCTTTGATCGGCGCAGCAATCCCGATTTTGGCCCACATGACTTATGTGCGATCGCGTGCTTTACGACGACGCCGCGGGCGCCTTTCATCCCGCATCGCAGATACCGTCATGGCCAGTGAATCTGTGCGTGCTTCGGGCGCCGTTGCCCGCGAGGTCAAGGCAATTGACCGGCATAGCGACCGAGTCGTCGACGCTGCGGTGGATCGTGCGTGGGTTACAGGTCTCACCCGTTCCTTGACGGCGACGGCGGCGTCGCTGTGCACAGTTGCAGTGGTCTTGATCGCTGTGGAAGGCTGGGCGGACTCGTCGGTAGTTGCCTCGGCGATGACCTTGTTGGGAGTTCTTGCAGCTCCTGTAACTGACTTGGGGCGAGTGGTGGAATATCGCCAAAACTACAAGGCGGCGACTCGCATCCTCGGCCCGGTACTGGAAAAGGCCGATGAGCTGTCAGGGCGGGAGAGTCAGCGCCAGCGGAAGTGGGAACTAAGGTATGGCAACGAACTACTCAGCTACCCAGATTTGCCCTACGGTCAGGTGCAGTTAGGCAAAGATTTCGTTGTTGATGCTGGGGACATCGTACTTATGTCCGCCAACGATCGTTCTAAAATCCGTGACACTCTCGCGGCAATCTTGTCGGTAAATCAAGCTGACAAACTGGTAATCGCAGGTTATGACTTCGGCCTGGCTCCAGAGAAAGTAAGGCGAAACCTTGTTGGCTTTGCCTCAGATTACGTCCCAGTTGAGCGTGGTTCGATTCAGCGGCTT
The Corynebacterium breve genome window above contains:
- a CDS encoding ABC transporter transmembrane domain-containing protein yields the protein MPPMWAGRRRGLFILLVTLGIFQAVLALIMALSVDALLSPGIATDKWDSVALVGTALGIGIARWIERVVAEDLGQDYVFEQRHRLIISSVGGADYSGSLGVTVTRASNDLSAVRNWIALGIVPLVTGIPLIAVVLIGLLFISPQIGLAVAIPIALIGAAIPILAHMTYVRSRALRRRRGRLSSRIADTVMASESVRASGAVAREVKAIDRHSDRVVDAAVDRAWVTGLTRSLTATAASLCTVAVVLIAVEGWADSSVVASAMTLLGVLAAPVTDLGRVVEYRQNYKAATRILGPVLEKADELSGRESQRQRKWELRYGNELLSYPDLPYGQVQLGKDFVVDAGDIVLMSANDRSKIRDTLAAILSVNQADKLVIAGYDFGLAPEKVRRNLVGFASDYVPVERGSIQRLLTLRQPDASPEKVASVLETVGLTETVESHPKGMKLQLKSGGAPWSIGETTRLKIARAALNTPPLLVLEDVDHQLDGQALTEFFQFIADYPGVVLISTAKLDLLPSDHVVWNVDDEQLEESGQDEVLAGDEEE